AGGATATACGCTGTCCCAGCACCAGTTTGTCCAAGTTTTTCAAATAACTCATATTTTTCAACTAATTCAGTCAAGTCACGTGTTGCCGTTGCTTTAGAAACTCCATAAAGTTCTTGAAAATCGGCATTTGATATTTTCCCTTTCTCCTTCACAAAACTTACCGCTTTCATAAAGAGTTGGAAAAGCAAGGACAAAAGTATGTTCGCTACGCCGATGATTTCAGCATTTATGTTAAGAATAAATCGACAGCCCGAAAAGTTGGCAACAAAGTTTATCTGTTTTTAAAA
This genomic interval from Bacteroidota bacterium contains the following:
- a CDS encoding DeoR family transcriptional regulator, which translates into the protein MNFVANFSGCRFILNINAEIIGVANILLSLLFQLFMKAVSFVKEKGKISNADFQELYGVSKATATRDLTELVEKYELFEKLGQTGAGTAYILKK